tacataatttaatcccaaaatataCCTATAGATAACAATAATCACTCCTCATAAATCTCAATCATCCAATTATTTAAACTAAGATCCAATGGTTATAAAAATGGCTAAAAATGAAATTtccaattcaaaaaatattgatcCATGTGAACCACCTATTTAGGGGTTCATGGTAGAATTTACTCTAAATTAATAGGTTAGTTTATGCTTTAGCTACACAATGAAAAACTTACCGTGAGGCTTAGTGAAAGGTAAGGTTTTGTTTaacaaggccacttgatcaaaaCTCATTGTTGGGTAAGATTACCCAAAACCCCATGGATGGATCATCTTTGGATCGAGAACTTATTCACCCATGAACCATAAGATCTTTGTTCTCACTTGAGTATTGGTAGTTGTCATCCACCTTAATCggtcaaaaataaatttcaataagcACGAATAATGTCATAGAGTAAGGGTTGGTTTGTCTATGTatgctttaaaatatttttcatacttataaaattgtgtgattttaaaaaatggtttaataattttttgttagctAAAATTAGCAGCATTTGTAAAACAATTTGAAGggtattatgtattttaattaggtttagttttaacatattgttaatttaaattttggctAAATTTCAACTTTGGTCCCCCTGATTTGACATTTTTGCGATTTTGGTCCTACACCACTTGGTAGCCAACCATCATATGCCGCACCACCAATCAACTAAACTTCATTTCATTCATCAACCAGTCAAAATGTAGTTGAATTTGTACCACAAACTCTACACTGGTCTCCAATGAAAAAAAACTTGCTTAGATGTGAACTGAACTTTGTAGTTTCTGTCAATGTTTTGTGGTTGtattttggaaatattttttggttgtaATTTGGATATTTTTGGTATTATGTTGGTTGTTATGTATTTTGATTGTCTAAGAATGGCGTATTTTGGTACACTTCATATGCAAATAGACCATTCTTAGACAAGTAGTCAAGTACTCATTATTGGTATCCCTTTATATAAAGTTGTTATTTATGCTAATTGGAGAAAGTGACAGAGTGGATTCCTACTGCGTAATGGGATTCTATCGAacacaataaatttatataaaatatacaatcatatatattatacatttatacaatataaatagaaaatatttatctaaatataaatatatattaaataaatataaaaataaaggattttataaatttatataaattatacaatcatatatattacatatttatacaatataaatagtacataaatttttttagggataaataaattgatgtatcatttaatatatataaataaaattaataattaaatttcaacatcttataaatataatataatatgacttgatataaatatatttaaataaatattttatttgtatcgTCAGTGATAATTGCTATGTATACATAAATTGTGTAAGTAAATCACACAAGAATTatctaatttttctctcttttattgctTATTTTTGTGTTAAACATTAGGATTCTAACATCTCTCGAGTTTTTATCTCGTAGGTGCTCAAACAGGTAAATTTATAGTGTTTTAGTggtatctttttcatttttgcaaACACAAAAGAAGGCATGGAAGGGAGTTGAAGAATTGAACAGTCTTTCTAAGCGTGTCGCCTTCACTCAGCGTGAGAAGCCACATGGGAAGCCAACTATCACAtgcatgctcgcttagcgcgtggCTGTTAGTggtcatttacgactaacttttgtattgaatagttaCATGAAATTAACATCTTTCCTTCAAtctatggttctttttgtaggaattgtacatactttcatgtttagtttgattttatatagtagatactctcattttgtgaattaatattgaaatcacttcaatttcaggctaaaagaagagaaggttcaagCAGCTGctatctcgctaagcgagacatatgcgcttagcgagtgacatcCACTAAGCGAGGCATGCAGCTCGCTTAGCGTGTTaagaaaccctagaagaggattaGTCAGAGATGTGCTCGTCCAGCGTGCCGCAAGCTCGCCCAACGAGTCGTTTGTCTCTTCTCACGCTTAGCGCGCCCtactcgctaagccaaaattcacttactctcgctaagcgagccttcagaatttgaaacgtcaatgagcctttaaaacactgaagttggtgGAAACTAAAGGAAGAGTCGAAAAAATAGAGCCAAGGGAGAAGCTAGAGCGATAGAAACGAAGCCACCAAGAGAGTCTAGGTTAGAGGAGTGAAATTAGGATTCTAGaggttgaaggagacatcctcaacccTCCTTAGTCATTTTCTTCCCTCAAAATCTGACCTTTGTATTGAAAGCTCattacttgtaatggaaggctaaacctctTGGTTAGGGAGTTCTACTGAACCGTTGATGGAAAAttctcttactatctatttaatgttatttttatgtgttcattgcttctatctatgcttatttttgcATGTTTGtgacttgatcacccatttgtatgtatagttaggatttttagtactGGATagtgctttaaagccttagaacttgatagagcaagctagaaaactgtatgtctaggaatggagtggAGCGATCTAGTCCATATTATGTTGTAAacttaatgcaactcttttatgataagtttgttgagggatcaaggacgaggtttaaagagagttaggccCATTCACCCGAGGGATTTTGGTTTGGGTAAtttctcagcataagaacactaggataacattaaatagagaaaaatatttaacaacatCAAGGTAGattcagtataacaacccaatgATTTTTACTTGATTGTTTTTACTTCTCAAACCGTAGATATTTAGTTTATAGTTAACTAAATTTTCATACAAAAACCCAACTTGTCATTCACTTGCTTTCAGTTTATACAAAACAAATGTTTGCTCACTGAATATACAATTTTCTGAGTGATACAAATTCcctgtggatacgatactcggttcttaccattttatttaCTACTTGAGCgaatcggtacacttgccgaCGCATCGCGAATAGTGGCCACTTATCCCCTTGCTTAGTGCATGGTACATGCTTAACCACCCATATTGTGCTGCATTTTAAGAGGGGGAAAAGAGAGGGAACATATTGAGCATTTTTCCACAGAGCAAGAAGCTAGGGCACATCCATTGGAGGGAAACTCATTCACTTGGAGCttttcttccccttcctctccATTTTCCTCCATTCCCTTCCACTACCTTCACCCCCTTTTGTATTTGTAagcctctcatgacaatgagaggctaagcCACCCATTGTTGGGAGCTTAACAACCAAACTCTCTTGATGTAATGGTTCTAAGTatctaattaatgttattttagtattattgtCTCTTTTTTGTGCTTACTTTCATGTTTGTGGCTTGATTACCCATGTTCATGTGATGTTATAGGGTTTAGGcatttataaatgtttatatcTAAAGAACTGGTAAAGTGCATCTAAATAATCCatctctagggatagaatgATATTATTTAACCTATTTTATGCATCTCTATTCATAATGCAATTTATCTAATTTATCTCTTAAGGGATTATGGGAGAAATTAGGTAGATCAGACTCTTTTATGTGAGGAATCATGGCTAGAGTATGCAAGTAGATGTAGGTgataatagaaataatattgaatagaaaaaaatcattaatattgcaTCAAGAGTAGTTTTGGTAGGATAATCCCCCCAACATGTCCGTAATTCTGCATCGACCATCATTTCACTGCTCCGAGTGTTTGTTTTCTCGCCCTTTGTACATGCTAGCTTCATAGTTACATTTAATGTCACATGTTGCAAATATTAGAATCAATTCATTAATTGCTTAAAAATTGGATATACATAAACTTTGAGTACAATCAAAGTCCTTGTGGACTTGACACTCGATCTTACCGTTTTGAAATACTACTTGGACGAATTGTTACACTTGCCAAGGAGTTAACAACAAGTATCTTCTCCagttttctcaattttttggCTCAACGAAATTGATTTGGTTGAGCGAAATGTTTCTCATATgagatttttcaaatttttttgcaTAATGTGCTCAGCCAAATCAATTATGCTAAGTGAGAACTACTCTATTTTCTGCGTATATGTCTTAATATCGTGCACGATAAGATAATATGActtgatataaatattttgtcgTGTACGATAGAATCCGACTCCATCATAGTGCATGATAGGATAATATGACTTTATATAAATATCGTGTCGTGCTCGATAAAACTTCACTATGTAGAACCCACTTTGTCATGTACACTTTGTCCCAAACAAAATATTAGGAGCAAATATATTTCAGCAACCAAAACACACACAACCAGTCACATACCTTGTAGTTCCCACAACCGAAAAACCTTTTACCAACATTATTGTCAGTCCAAGTAGTGACCAACGGAGCATCTAAGTTGCATTCACAATGAACGCGACCTCTATTGATACCAAAACCATTGCAATACGAATATCTACTATTTTCCATCAAGGTAGAAGAGGAAGAGCATggggaagaagaggaacaatgtaaggatgaagaagagaaagaggagAAGAGGAAGCGAGGAACATCGTGaagagaggaagaagaggaacatcgtgaggaagaagaagagaaagaaagaggaaaaaaaatttcaaattaaatcaattaattaaacatatagTCACGATCAACTAACGATCAACACTTTTAGACGTTACAAATTAGCCAAGTGCACAAAAATCGTACAAATTTAAAACTTGAGGGACGAAATccaatcattttaaacttcGGGAACCAAAATCGCAAAAACCTCCATCCAAGGGACCAAAGTtacaatttaacattaaattttttacattgtcaACTAACTAAATTAcactaagaataattttaaaaataattatcacaaaagttaatattttcaataatataGTGATCTATGATTggttgataatattaaaaatatttaaccataaacattatttttacatacaattttaaattttaattcttacaatatttttataatattttttccattttaatatttacatacacaaacttacatatattttatttcttacattaaacatataattttttttagtccctgaaCGATAATTCTAATTGAGATTCATTTATAGACAACTTTTTCATGAAAGGATCAaaatgtagattttttttatgcaggagttaaaacaaaaaaaatatagaatatagggactaaagttaaatttaaattttttttgatatAGAGgttaaagaaagagaaaaatagataaaatatatgatgtaataaaaataaattaaaaagaggtTAACTATACTTTTTACTAAAAGTTTTGAGTTTTAAGTCTTGCGATATTGGAAAAAACATAGTTAAaagagaatatttaaataatattaaagtttcatattaaaaaattatattacagGTAAGTTTGTGAATACTTCAAACTTGAAACTAATACGATAGTGgctcaaaaataatttagaagtaATTAAGTTAagagtattatattttttctttttctttttttaagagttGCATTGCAGGtctagtatttttttcatttttaaaaaaaataaaaaggtaccTCTCCCTTGAACTCTGGTTCCACTTGATTAACGAGCAAAACTGCCTCCGGCGGAACTAGTTCTTTTCCTCTTCCGGGTAATCTGTCGTCTGGGAGAGGCATAAATCTTTGTCTATCATCCGACACGGCCATGTAATGAAAACTACGCAAATAATTAACATCCAAAAATAATCACTACAGAAAGCTAATTAATTTACACCTTTGTCTAATACAAAGGACAccaaaaatgaagaagaatatgTTTCATAAGGTTAACCCATACTTGTCTTTTCGAAGCTTATAAACAATCCTTATTTGAGGTATGTTGAAAGCAGGCCACTCTGCTAGGTGTTCAAAGATGGCGTAGGAGTAGAATCCTGAGGAATTACGAAGCATCACATACCTGCACAAATATTTATCGTTTAATGTAATTAACCATCATGACTCATTTCAATCTTGTATAATTAGTAACATATGCTAAAGGGTATGAGGGGTCTATTCAATTGGTTGAGTAAACTAGGCGAGTTGTCATAAACCCTCAGGATCTGTCTTCGATTCCaacaagtaaaatttaaaaaaaaaaaatgctaaagaGCTTCGGAGATGAATCCCACTTTCTTGTGAATGAGATTTCAACCTGTTCCTCATTTTCAGTTACAACATTAAAACTTGTTCCCACATTAAAACTTGCAAACAATTAAACTCGTCATCAAAGTACTAAAGACATCATTATTTACAGCCATAGTTCAAGTGTTTTGGTATATGATAATCTCTAGTAACTAAGTAGTAAGTAGTAACATCTGGTTTAATATAAAATGGGAACTAAACTTATATTATGAGAGGCAATGATCACATACCGTTCAAATGTCCCAGCTGTTCCTGTACTTCCGGCTTCACTCCAAACAACGTCCCAATACctatgaaaattgaaataattatttaaagtaaCCATAAACATAAAGTCGCATGAATAGTGAGGAAAACGATTAAGAAACACTAAATATGAATAGTGTACACTTACCCTCTATGCTCACTTCCACTAAGAACTTCAAGCAGATTATCAATTCCATTGTATTGTATTCTAGTGACTAATCCACCTGGATTGGATAAATACACTTGCAGGATGCCATTGTCCATAATCACCTTCAATTCCAAATTCAATTTGCCATAAATTCAGAATATATATTATGCTGAAacttttgaatataaaaaataaagaaaacaatgcCTTACTAGATTGTCTTCGATACGCAACTGCACTGCTTGCGAGGCCATGGCGAAGGATCTTCGCTAgttgctatatcttttcataaatatttactaaaatttatttctttggtTTTCATGGTCAATTCTTTACTCAATCGCCACTGTAGCCGTGCACGTTTAGGATTGTGACTTGTTActttacaataataattttgttactTGGCTAATAGTTTTGTCATATGTGATGCCCTCAACAAACTCTATTCAATTCCGTGATTTTCTTTGCAAGCCTTAAAACTATCTTTACCAATTTTCAGTTATCTTTGCCTCTAcataacttattatatatatatatatatatatatatatatatatatatatatatatatatatatatatatattacgtcTTTTATATCTAGTTTTATCAGAATAAGACgtcacaaaattgaaaaaagaaaggaaaatgacaaaaaagaaaGCAGAACATACTCTTTGTATAATGATTATCATCTTTTTGATATGTTTCTTTCTCTGTTTCTATGTCTACAACTAACAGCCATGTTAGGCATGCTGGTTGTATATCagtcagagagagagagagatgatacATTAAAATGACCTTTACCCATGCTTTAACGACCGTGATACAACAATAACCTATGGTCAAGGTCTTTAACAGAATCCTTAGCACTTAGCAGAGCGTTCAATTTCTAACagtatcatataataataaataaaaaagaacagaaGATTTCCTAAAACTTTCAATTATTGTCATCAAATGCAGAGCTACAGTCATTTTCAATGAgtctataattaaatatatattttataaaatgacaaTGCCGATGTGTTATACACTTCCAATACATCACATTAGCAAAAGTATATCTCATCCGGCTTCTGATGCAGGGGAATGGATTATACAGAAAATGCAGGATCCTAAAATGTTTTGACTTTGTTGCTAATGCACGTCACTGGGATCTGCTTTCCTCTGTAGAAAAAAAGATCCCAGTATGACAGCAATACCAGTGATGGCTATTGTGAAAAGAAGGCGTTTAGTTGAGAAGTCATTCTGTGGCGGCAGCGGCCTTCTTCTAGCACCTTGCTCTCTCTCAGCTTCCCTCACATTCCTTCATACAAGACACAAGTGAATTGCTTAATTATAAGCGAGAGAGACACCTTGTGAAGCATTAAAAAGGTCAGAAATAAATGATTACATCCACGACATGCAAAGAGGGAGGTGCATCATGATTCTAGCATCAGAAATTCAATTACATCACAAGCATTTCTTGATACATTTACTTAAATAATGAAATCAACTTAAAACATTGATGTCCTCAGATGACGTAAAATTACAAGGGAAATCAAATATTACGCAATCAGATGATAATTCCTTGCTAACAACTTCGTGTAGTATGTCTATGATCATCAATAGTATCAAATTACTATTTGATCCACTAAATCAATTTAAGCTCATATTCTCAAATACTATCTACTTTATCCCAATAGTAGCAAGATTTTCATCCATTTTTAGTAGGGAATTCGGACTGTGCATGTTAGAACAGCCAGGCAGTACTATATCACAACCATTAAATGATGGGTCTTTACTACTCCTGTAAATGTACATCTTAGCACTcatctaaaataatatatagcaGCAGCGATAGAATGTTTATACTAACAAATATTAATAGGGATATGATGCTAATTACTGCTTATATGCAATGAGAATTCACGAAGGCATGGATATAAATGATCCCGCCTTGGTGGCGGGGTCTGGAATAATGAGACTAAGGATTTTCAGCCCAAAATCACACAGGTGCTTCGATGTCATGTCCATGTTATGAACCAACTCTCTCCAAAGTTAATGTTGGGTAAAAGCACATGAATGATTTTACATTTAATAGCATTGATATGCAACATGAAAGCATGTAAATTATACCTAATTGTTTCTATCCTTAATTAAAAAGTTGCAACACATTAGTTTTCTAGAAGCAATATAAATATAGTAAAGAAGAAGAATTAACCTTAGGAGGTTCAATTTGTAGTTACATGAAGTGTTTTAGACCAACTTAACTAAAGGCTTAAGCTGTTGGGTGGGAGGTTCAGCattggttttatatatataatatacccTTTCATGCAAGATTACTTTGGGCTTTATGCATTTATAATGCATAGGCCCACCCTACCTTGTGTGCTAGAATTCAACTTAATTATGAATGGTGTGGCAAGGAAAAGAACTCATGACCAACTGGTCATAGAGATTCTGGTACTATTTCAAGGAGCAATACTCCTTACAGCCTAACTTGTTAAGTGCAGACTCAAGATTTGTAACATGAAGTAACCAACAGTGTAAGTTGAAGCCTGAAATGGAACAGCTATGCAAGCATTAACTCCACTTATAAGGTGGCTTTCCAACAAAGATAATTGGGATACACAACTATTCCTTAACCCTCAGAATGGATGATAACAATTAAAacagaatgaaaaaaatttagtatGCATAGTGAGAAATAGATATGCATACTATATTGAGAGATTGCAGGAGTTTGGTCTATGAACAATAAGCTACAATGCTACAACTGAGAAAATAtgaacacaacaacaacaacaacaaagtcttATCCCACTAGCTGAGGTTGGCTACAAGGACCACACAACGCCATTTGGTATGGttaaatatgaacaaaattaaaaaaataattacaggtttttcttcacaaaaatgATGTTACTTCCTACCTTGAAGTACCCACAGAACTATCTTGGATGCCATTGCATCGAGCTTCATGGCTGAATCTTTCACGCAGTCTAACATATTTGTTACAAAGGTGACAAAGCTCTGTTCGATTCCCGCATACTTCCTGAAAGATATAAATATCAGACTGAAATTAGTGCAAAAGTATATGAAATCTTCTCAATTCAAAAGTTCTTTATAAACACTACCTGATGCTCGGCCAGATCAATTGCTGGCAATGGAAACTCACAGAACTGACAAGTGACAATCCTTTGAGGGCAATTTTCACCTTTATGGATATCTAAAATATCACGCTCCATTGTCTCACTGCATAATGAACAAGAAACCTGCACCAACCTACCTTTTTGTTTAGAACTAAcatataagtatattttaaatCTGACTTTAAGACTGTTACAGTTTGCCAAAGGAGGCTGGGTTTGGAGGAGGGAGGTTTCCATCTTAGGGGGGAGGTGGTACATTACATATAGCCAGTTATGAAGCACAAATATAATACACATataggataaaatatattttgatatgtCAATACAACTATTTTTAAAGAGGACAACATCCAACTTCCATTTGTGGTTCATCAATAGACAATGctaccattttttattttttaggtgcTTCTGTCTCATATATACAGAATTATATTTTCACAACTTTTTCTTATAGGCTTGGATACTTCATAGATATGTATCAATGAAGTATCCAAGGGTATTAGTTTCGGTTATGTGAAGAAAATGCAAGTATCGGCACTTCACAGATAGCCAGTTTACCCAACTACTTTTAATGGACTAGTGTTATTAAGTCCAATTCAATTTTAGGGTGGCTGATGGAGTATCCAAAAAATCCATTCAACTTCCCCACCCCACTCGAAATCTTCTCAGTCATGATTCAATGATTTCAAGTTTTCCAACCATTAAAGAACATTATCTGGTCCAGTTGTTCTGGTAAGAGGACTTCTAGATGTGTTCCAGTGATTGGTTTCTTACTCAAGAACCATGACAGCTCTTAGGGTCTTGTTTGTTCTTAATGTGCTTCTAATAAGGTTTACGAAGTTATAGAATTAGTAAGGTGGTTATAGTTGTAATAGCAAGAACTTGACTAAAATAGTAGAAGCGGTTGAAGGAAAAGcattaatatttgtttgtatttggGAACTAAGCATTTGCTCTGTTGCAGTCTCGTAGGAAGGGGAAACCCTTGGAAAGAGAATTCCCTCATTAGATTCAATTTAACATATTAGCAAAgcattatttttcctttctttttttctgtttctctCAGCTTTCTCTGTAAGAACTCAGAACCCGTTCTGGGTTCCTAGCTGCTTGTTCCTGAAGCTTGCAAGAATTTTAGAGTCAATGCATATGTTGGGGTGTTTCAAAACACCAAGAACCCTCACTTCTCCCAAGCAAGAACCCGTTCTGTGTGTGTAGTTACTTGCTTACTTGCATATGTGCATCTGGGGTCTGTTTCACGTCAATGGTAAGGTAAAATGTAAAAGCTACAATCTGAAGCTTCTCTCTTGACGAGGATCCAACACTGTGAAAAGTAGAAACAACATGCACTAAACAGAGCTAACAATTTTCAACAAGTTAAAGCATTCAATTTTCTACTCTTGCCAATGCTTAGAACTCTAAATGTAGAGGTCAGCCACTTAATTCAGCATTTATCTTTACAATTTATTTTGGCTTAAACTAATCGGTATTAGGCAGTCAACAATCCTTTGGGTATCTACTAGAATTATTATCTTCCATTTACACAAAATGATTCCAAGTAACATGAACTTAATATACTTCCTACAAAATTGAACCAGGAAAAACAAAGGTAAACAACACAGAGCTTAACATACCGGTGCATGGGTGCTTAGATAGTGATCCTCCGCATTTTTTCTGGGAACCATATCACCACAAACTTTGCATTTTTCAAGCTTCCGAGAGCAATGAGCATAATGCAAGTCAATATTTGCAGCAGGAATAGCCCGATCACTGAAACCATATCATTAAGATAAAGACCATTCATCatgcacaacaacaaaaaaaaaaactaatgctTCCATCCCATGATTCCATCAACCAAACAAATAATCCCAATTTcccacaatttttatttattattatcattttggcataaaacattttaaaaaacaattattttttcaaaatgaagaaccCAAACCTATAGCTTATTTACATGTTTCTGGAAACAACAATCCAAAATCACTCTAGAAAATTCGAGGTGTTTTACCAGTGAGTGCATATACTAGTGTCTTGATCCGAAACAGCTTCCATCGCCGAAGATACACACAATCCTACACCAGAGGGATCCCTCTACGACAAAATCTCCggaaaccaaacaaaaaaaagtagacGGAGAATTTCGGATTATACAAGGATTATTACGAGGATTAGGTTTTGGACAACTTCGGATTCGAGCATAACAAGGTTTGGTGTATCTTAGATTCCGATGTTGTTTTGAATGGCTTTTTGGTTgggatgacttttttttttttgttcggtTGAAGGCTTTAACTCGTAAAAAAAGGAGTGGGGATGCAGCATTTCTGTTCACCATACGCGCCATTAATGTGAGG
The genomic region above belongs to Glycine max cultivar Williams 82 chromosome 14, Glycine_max_v4.0, whole genome shotgun sequence and contains:
- the LOC100789751 gene encoding uncharacterized protein, translating into MASQAVQLRIEDNLVIMDNGILQVYLSNPGGLVTRIQYNGIDNLLEVLSGSEHRGYWDVVWSEAGSTGTAGTFERYVMLRNSSGFYSYAIFEHLAEWPAFNIPQIRIVYKLRKDNFHYMAVSDDRQRFMPLPDDRLPGRGKELVPPEAVLLVNQVEPEFKGEGYQFWTRANEKGYFSINNICGGDYNLYAWVPGFIGEYWNNIVLAITPGCEIHVRVNDPKQDPPLFITGVIGKDSAIARHGIHGLYWLLNINVSGLLLEKGVNTIFLTHTIFV
- the LOC100811867 gene encoding uncharacterized protein LOC100811867 codes for the protein MEAVSDQDTSICTHCDRAIPAANIDLHYAHCSRKLEKCKVCGDMVPRKNAEDHYLSTHAPVSCSLCSETMERDILDIHKGENCPQRIVTCQFCEFPLPAIDLAEHQEVCGNRTELCHLCNKYVRLRERFSHEARCNGIQDSSVGTSRNVREAEREQGARRRPLPPQNDFSTKRLLFTIAITGIAVILGSFFLQRKADPSDVH